One segment of Solanum lycopersicum chromosome 1, SLM_r2.1 DNA contains the following:
- the LOC101258203 gene encoding extra-large guanine nucleotide-binding protein 1-like codes for MAAILKSLFPVSSSKKEDNHEEFDVEYSFAEEYSGPPVGYDIPQVVPVDVHRIPTASVVATAAMFSRNLSLPVIEPIVKSDSKLIKNQKSKETDLESEYVENDHAYRRSDGIESSGTLGFSDSHDNSRELSGSSDVEDLVDECKEEVRFVSHPNSVALESEESILSSPDVALEVLSCEEAEDYADEIAGNQGCRNVVTFCETQSSDVSTDSDEEEPGMFPEKPIVSSDSKKCFRCHKGKRFTEREVCIACGAKYCIDCVLRAMGAMPEGRKCITCIGYRINESKRNSLGKCSAMLKRLLSKWQIDEIMELEKLCQANQLPPHLVSVNGKRLSLRELFDLQSCAYPPKKLRPGKYWYDKVSGLWGKEGHKPCQIISPQLAVGDTIKKDASKGNTNIMINNREITQLELYMLKLAGINCEGNVCFWLSADGSCQEEGMNNVVGKIWDKTTHKMLCHALRLPIPPVSANSSGEEVGSGLEAGDPCSTVSKKLNKLLLAGCDQSGTSTLFKQAKIAYHVPFSEEEHQNITYTIQRNLYRYIAILLEGRERFEEEYRVEMRKKRLDEPGPSALPDLIEEEIEGENVYSISPRLKNFSDWLLQAMMLGNLEVIFPAATREYSAVVEELWKHKAFQATYQRRNELEMLPRVANYFLDHAVEISKVDYNPSDMDKLYAEGITSSNGVASMEFSFPNPTQDSYMETVDQHSSSMKYQLIRVHASCIGKNCKWLEMFEDVDLVIFCVSLTEYSEYLEDYNGFCTNKMMESKRLFENIVSHPAFAPKHCLLLLNKFDILEEIIEEFPLSECEWFQDFNPVISRHPNSKTNNNNPSLAQRAYHYVAVKFKRLYNSITKRKLFVSQLTALEAESVDGALKYTREILKWDEERRKVMRDWTTESPEASTTLEASTTT; via the exons ATGGCTGCAATCTTGAAAAGTCTTTTCCCTGTTTCTTCCTCAAAAAAGGAGGATAATCATGAGGAGTTTGATGTAGAATACTCCTTTGCTGAGGAGTATTCTGGTCCTCCTGTTGGTTATGACATTCCTCAGGTGGTTCCGGTTGATGTACACCGGATTCCAACTGCCTCAGTAGTTGCTACTGCAGCTATGTTTAGTAGAAACTTGTCACTACCAGTTATTGAACCAATTGTCAAGAGTGATTCCAAATTAATCAAGAATCAGAAGTCAAAGGAGACGGATTTAGAATCAGAATATGTTGAGAATGATCATGCCTATAGACGATCAGATGGAATTGAAAGTTCTGGTACCTTAGGATTTTCTGACAGTCATGATAACTCCCGAGAACTGTCAGGAAGTTCGGATGTTGAGGACTTAGTAGATGAATGCAAGGAAGAAGTAAGATTTGTGAGTCATCCGAATTCTGTTGCCTTAGAATCTGAGGAATCAATTTTGAGCTCTCCAGATGTTGCCTTAGAAGTATTGTCTTGTGAAGAGGCGGAGGATTATGCTGATGAAATTGCTGGCAACCAAGGTTGCAGAAATGTTGTAACTTTCTGTGAAACTCAATCAAGTGATGTTTCTACCGACAGTGATGAAGAGGAGCCAGGAATGTTTCCTGAAAAACCAATAGTAAGCAGTGATTCCAAGAAGTGTTTCCGATGTCATAAAGGGAAACGATTCACTGAGAGAGAAGTATGCATAGCTTGTGGTGCAAAGTATTGTATCGATTGTGTGTTGAGAGCAATGGGGGCAATGCCGGAAGGAAGAAAGTGTATTACTTGCATTGGTTACCGTATTAATGAATCAAAGCGAAATTCTTTAGGCAAGTGTTCTGCAATGCTTAAGAGGCTGTTAAGTAAATGGCAAATTGATGAGATTATGGAATTGGAGAAGTTATGTCAAGCTAATCAGCTTCCACCCCATCTTGTGAGCGTGAATGGTAAACGTCTTTCCCTTAGAGAGTTGTTCGACTTGCAAAGCTGTGCATATCCACCAAAGAAGTTGAGACCAGGGAAGTACTGGTATGACAAGGTGTCTGGATTATGGGGAAAG GAGGGACATAAGCCCTGCCAGATAATTTCTCCCCAACTAGCTGTTGGTGATACAATTAAGAAAGATGCTAGCAAGGGAAACACAAATATTATGATAAACAATCGAGAAATTACTCAATTAGAGCTGTATATGTTGAAG CTGGCAGGAATAAACTGTGAAGGAAACGTTTGTTTTTGGCTCAGTGCTGACGGATCCTGCCAGGAAGAGGGCATGAACAATGTAGTTGGAAAAATATGGGACAAG ACTACACACAAGATGCTTTGCCATGCTTTGAGATTGCCTATTCCTCCTGTGTCTGCAAATTCTTCTGGTGAAGAAGTTGGAAGTGGATTGGAGGCAGGTGACCCTTGCAGCACAGTTAGcaaaaaactaaataaactaCTTCTTGCTGGTTGTGATCAATCGGGAACAAGTACTCTGTTCAAACAG GCCAAAATTGCATATCACGTTCCTTTCTCAGAAGAAGAGCATCAGAACATTACATACACGATTCAAAGAAATTTGTATAGATATATTGCTATACTCCTCGAAGGACGTGAAAGATTTGAAGAGGAGTACCGTGTTGAAATGAGGAAAAAACGGCTTGATGAACCTGGCCCTTCAG CGCTTCCAGACCTGATTGAAGAAGAGATTGAAGGAGAGAATGTCTATTCCATCAGCCCTAGACTGAAAAACTTTTCAGATTGGCTTCTTCAAGCTATGATGTTAGGAAATTTGGAGGTCATTTTTCCTGCTGCCACTCGAGAGTACTCAGCCGTAGTTGAGGAGTTATGGAAGCATAAAGCATTTCAGGCCACATATCAGCGGAGAAATGAGCTAGAAATGCTTCCTAGAGTGGCCAATTATTTCTTAGACCAT GCTGTTGAGATTTCTAAGGTAGACTACAACCCTTCTGATATGGATAAGTTATACGCTGAAGGAATTACTTCATCCAATGGTGTAGCATCCATGGAATTTTCGTTCCCTAATCCAACTCAGGATAGTTACATGGAGACAGTTGatcaacattcgtcctcaatgAA GTACCAACTAATAAGAGTACACGCGAGCTGCATAGGGAAAAACTGCAAGTGGTTGGAGATGTTTGAAGATGTTGACCTTGTCATCTTTTGTGTTTCCTTGACGGAGTACAGCGAATATCTAGAGGATTACAATGGATTTTGCACAAACAAGATGATGGAAAGCAAGAGGCTCTTTGAGAACATCGTCAGTCATCCAGCTTTTGCCCCAAAACACTGCCTCTTACTATTGAACAAGTTTGACATACTGGAGGAAATAATTGAAGAATTTCCCCTTTCTGAATGTGAGTGGTTTCAGGACTTCAATCCAGTGATCAGTCGTCATCCCAACAGcaaaaccaacaacaacaaccccTCGTTGGCTCAACGTGCTTATCATTACGTAGCTGTGAAGTTTAAACGCCTATATAATTCCATCACAAAGCGAAAACTGTTTGTTTCACAGCTAACTGCTTTAGAGGCTGAAAGTGTTGATGGAGCTCTTAAATACACCAGGGAAATTCTTAAATGGGACGAAGAAAGGCGTAAAGTTATGCGCGATTGGACAACAGAAAGCCCTGAGGCTAGCACAACACTGGAGGCTAGCACAACTACATAG
- the LOC101258501 gene encoding protein JINGUBANG — MTRKNNSMGAMLLQKESFRRTKFGTLLYSDPISDHEESSNNSARSSNASSAPSPPRTSSFNGTNTTANNSPNYFMSPWNQSGSPYVKSPWIHQPLLDSSEESESSDFKNGLIGSLVREEGHIYSLAASGDLLYTGSDSKNIRVWKNLKEYSGFKCQSGLVKAIVVYGDKIFTGHQDGKIRVWKFLGKKRKAYKRVGSLPTVRDYLKSSINPKAYVEVRRNRNVPWIKHFDAVSCMSLDKERGLLYSGSWDKTLKVWRLSDSKCIESINAHQDAINSVVVGFDGLVFTGSADGTVKAWRRELVGNNAKHVLVETLLKQDNAVTSLAVNAAAATVYAGSSNGLANFWERQKHFLEYGGALRGHKLAVLCVAVAGSLVLSGSADKSICVWRREEGGIHSCLTVLTGHNGPVKCLTVEEDSNGSDNDSEDEAPVEKRSDKYWRVYSGSLDNSVKVWRLSENSFSGFEEI; from the exons atgacgagaaaaaataatagtatGGGAGCGATGTTGCTACAGAAAGAAAGCTTTCGAAGAACAAAATTCGGTACCCTTTTGTACTCCGATCCAATCAGTGACCACGAAGAAAGCAGTAACAATTCCGCTCGCAGCAGCAATGCTTCTTCTGCACCCAGTCCACCTAGAACGTCGTCGTTTAACGGCACAAACACTACTGCTAACAATTCCCCAAATTACTTCATGTCTCCATGGAACCAATCTGGTTCGCCTTATGTAAAATCTCCATGGATTCACCAACCATTACTCGATTCCTCCGAAGAATCAGAATCCAGCGACTTCAAAAATGGTCTAATCGGATCTCTTGTTAGAGAAGAAGGTCATATATATTCATTAGCCGCATCTGGAGATTTGCTGTATACCGGATCAGACAGCAAAAACATTCGAGTATGGAAGAACTTGAAGGAATATTCCGGGTTCAAATGTCAAAGCGGATTAGTAAAAGCCATTGTTGTATACGGAGACAAAATATTCACCGGTCATCAAGATGGTAAAATTCGTGTATGGAAATTTttagggaaaaaaagaaaagcataTAAACGTGTTGGTAGTTTACCTACCGTTAGAGATTATTTAAAGAGTTCAATTAATCCTAAAGCATATGTTGAAGTAAGACGAAATCGGAATGTTCCTTGGATTAAACATTTTGATGCGGTTTCTTGTATGAGTTTGGATAAAGAGAGAGGATTGCTTTATTCTGGATCTTGGGATAAAACACTAAAAGTTTGGAGATTATCAGATTCGAAATGTATTGAATCAATTAATGCTCATCAAGATGCAATTAATTCAGTGGTCGTTGGATTCGACGGGTTGGTTTTCACTGGATCAGCTGATGGAACAGTTAAAGCTTGGAGAAGGGAATTAGTTGGGAATAACGCAAAGCATGTTCTTGTGGAAACACTGTTGAAACAGGACAATGCTGTGACATCACTGGCCGTAAACGCTGCAGCAGCGACG GTGTATGCCGGATCCTCCAATGGACTAGCGAATTTCTGGGAGAGGCAAAAGCATTTTTTGGAGTACGGAGGTGCGCTGAGAGGTCATAAATTAGCTGTGCTGTGCGTGGCGGTTGCTGGTAGTTTGGTATTGAGTGGATCAGCTGATAAATCTATATGCGTGTGGAGAAGGGAAGAAGGTGGTATCCACAGCTGCTTAACGGTGTTAACAGGACACAACGGCCCCGTTAAGTGTTTGACCGTTGAAGAAGATTCAAATGGCAGCGACAATGACAGCGAAGATGAAGCTCCGGTGGAGAAGAGAAGTGACAAATATTGGAGAGTGTATAGCGGGAGTTTGGACAATTCCGTGAAGGTTTGGAGACTATCGGAGAACAGCTTTAGTGGTTTCGaggaaatataa